A single window of Microbispora hainanensis DNA harbors:
- a CDS encoding SWIM zinc finger family protein, which produces MPVGRDGWFEAARPIRVEGGIKARSKRGTIGEQWWSRRFVDILERVCDPGRLSRGRAYARRGQVLGLDLGPGLVKARVQGSRPAPYDVSVRITAYGEREWAGLVDALAAQALHRAKLLAGEMPPEIEQVFEACGLPLFPGERGLDMDCSCPDWGFPCKHLSAVLYLLAEAFDDDPFLVLAWRGMAREALLDALRATGGGRAPGETEPAGAGTEPGGGTSGLLGVADVPFAERIGDFYESGASAARLGPPADPGSPPDLLLRALDPPQVKARHIPLLDLLRPAYRTLAAWGDEEAG; this is translated from the coding sequence ATGCCGGTCGGTCGGGACGGCTGGTTCGAGGCCGCACGGCCCATCAGGGTCGAGGGCGGCATCAAGGCGCGCTCGAAGCGGGGCACCATCGGCGAGCAGTGGTGGTCGCGCCGGTTCGTCGACATCCTGGAGCGCGTCTGCGACCCGGGCAGGCTGAGCCGGGGCCGCGCGTACGCGCGCCGCGGCCAGGTGCTCGGCCTCGACCTCGGCCCCGGCCTGGTGAAGGCCCGGGTGCAGGGTTCGCGACCGGCCCCTTACGACGTGAGCGTGCGCATCACCGCGTACGGCGAGCGGGAGTGGGCGGGGCTGGTCGATGCGCTGGCCGCGCAGGCCCTCCACCGGGCCAAGCTGCTGGCCGGGGAGATGCCACCGGAGATCGAGCAGGTCTTCGAGGCGTGCGGGCTGCCGCTGTTCCCCGGCGAGCGCGGCCTGGACATGGACTGCTCCTGCCCCGACTGGGGCTTCCCGTGCAAGCACCTGTCGGCCGTGCTCTACCTGCTGGCCGAGGCGTTCGACGACGACCCCTTCCTGGTGCTGGCCTGGCGGGGCATGGCCAGGGAGGCGCTGCTCGACGCCCTCCGCGCCACCGGCGGCGGGCGGGCTCCAGGCGAGACAGAGCCGGCAGGCGCCGGGACAGAACCGGGAGGCGGGACATCCGGGCTGCTCGGCGTGGCCGACGTCCCGTTCGCCGAGCGGATCGGCGACTTCTACGAGTCCGGCGCCTCGGCGGCCCGCCTCGGCCCGCCGGCCGATCCCGGGTCGCCTCCCGACCTGCTGCTGCGCGCGCTGGACCCGCCGCAGGTCAAGGCCAGGCACATCCCGTTGCTCGACCTGCTGCGGCCCGCGTACCGGACCCTCGCCGCCTGGGGAGACGAGGAGGCCGGGTAA